The sequence below is a genomic window from Acidobacteriota bacterium.
GCGTGCGAACGAGGTCGAGGCGCGGCTGCGGTCTCGCGGCCCCGATCCGGCGCGCGAGCTGGCGGAGCTGGCCGCGCTCGAGGCCGAGCGCCGGCGGCTGATTCCGCTCGTCGAAAACCTCAAGCGCGAGCAGAACAGCGCGGGCGAGGCCGTCGCGCGCGCCAAGAAGGAGGGCCGCGACGCCTCGGAGATCCTCGCCGGGAACAAGGCGCGCGCGGCGGAGATCCGCGAGCACGAGGCGGCGCTGACCGACGTCGAGGCGCGGCGGGATGCGTTGCTGCTCGTGCTGCCGAACCTGCCTCACGAGTCCGTGCCGGTGGGCGCCTCGTCGGCCGACAACGTCGAGGTCAAGCGATGGGGCACGCCGCGGGCGTTCGGATTCGAGCCGAAGCCGCACTGGGACGTCGGCGTCGGCCTCGGGATCCTCGACTTCGAGCGCGCGACGCGGATGTCGGGCGCGCGCTTCTCCGTGCTGCTCGGCGCGGGCGCGCGGCTCGAGCGGGCGCTCATCAACTTCATGATCGAGCTGCACACGCGCGAGCACGGCTACCGGGAGGCCGAGCCGCCGTTCCTCGTCAACCGCGCGGCGCTGACCGGCACGGGGAACCTGCCGAAGTTCGAGCCGGATCTCTTCAAGATCGCCGGCGAGTGGGATCTCTTCCTGATCCCGACGGCCGAAGTGCCGCTGACGAACCTCCACCGCGAGGAGATCCTCGACGGCCGCGCGCTGCCGCTGAAGTACACGGCGTACACGCCGTGCTTCCGCAGCGAAGCCGGGTCGTACGGCGCCGACGTGCGCGGCCTGATCCGGCAGCACCAGTTCGACAAGGTCGAGCTCGTGAAGATCACGACGGCCGAGCAGTCGCACGACGAGCTCGAGGCGCTCACGCGCAACGCCGAAACCGTGCTCGAGCGCCTGGAGCTGCCGTACCGGCGCGTGCTGCTCTGCACGGGCGACATGGGGTTCGCGTCGGCGAAGACGTACGACCTCGAGGTGTGGCTGCCGAGCCAGGGCACGTACCGTGAGATCTCGTCGTGCAGCAACACCGAAGCGTTCCAGGCGCGCCGCGCCGGCATCCGCTACCGGCCGGACGGCGCCGGCAAGGCCCAGTTCGCGCACACGCTGAACGGATCGGGTCTCGCCGTCGGCCGCACGCTCGTCGCGATCCTCGAGAACTACCAGGACGCGGACGGCTCGGTCGTCGTCCCGCCAGCGCTCCGGCCGTACATGGGAGGGTTGGAGCGGATCGAGGCCGGGATGTAGCGACGACGGTCGATCGGACCGGTGCCCAGGACGCGCGCCGTCGCGGTTCCGCAATCGAAGTTGAGTGAAGTGGACGATCGTGAGGTTCGTTGGACCTGTCGTACCCCGTCGCCCGCTTGGACCCGGCTGCGCGGCGATGTTCCGCAATCGAAGGTGAGGAAAGTGGAGGAGCATCAGGTTCCTTGGACCTGTCGTACCCGTCGCCCGCTTGGATCCCGCTCCGCAGCTATGTTCCGCAATCGAAGTTGAGTAAAGTGGACGAGCGTCAGGTTCCTTGGACCCGTCGTACCGGTCGTACCCGTCGTACCTGTCGGAGGGATGTGTGAGCGGTTGAAACAGGCGGTCTTGAAAACCGCTGTACCCGAAAGGGTACCGGGGGTTCGAATCCCTCTCCCTCCGCCACGAGCTGGACATGAAGCCGCGGTTCATTTCCGCATTCGTTCTGTCGACCACCTGCGGGGCGTCCGTGATCACCACCGCGACCGCGGTCGAGGCCGGTCCGGTTGACGGGGGCCGGCAAGCTTTCGCCGAGCCGACCTTCACCATCTCGCTAGACCGACGGCCGTGAATGCCTCTTCGAAAGACCGGATCCGTCGCCACGCCAGACCGACTTGCCAACGAGAAACAGAGCGATCGACGCAACACACGCAAGCCACACCGTGTTGTCGATGACGGTGACGCCACGGTCGAGATATCCCGTCCATCCGTAGAAGCCCAGGAGGTTCGCGTTGGCAGCGGCAGCGACCACGACGAACTGAGGCCACCATCGTTCCGACTCGATCGCCAAGCTCAATGTCATCACCAACGGCACGAACAAGTGGTTTTCATGAACGCCGGCGGAACAGAAGAAATAGACGAGAAAGCCCAGCAGGCCGAAGCGCAGGAAACCCTCGTTGCTGCCGTCTCCAGACTTCCAGTACGCGCGCAGCACGTATCCGTAGCCAACGAGACTCACGAGCGACAGAACGCGCAGCGTGGGACGGGATGCCGAGACAATCTCCACGATCTCTGTCGCCCGCCCCGACCACGCCTGCAAGATCCACGTGAGGATCCACTGCGGGTTGGCGGCGAAGCTGCTGAGGGTGTTGTGGCGGCTGGCAGTGATGAACGACCGCCATACCGGCTCAACCCCGTAGACAGCGAGACCAGCAACGACGCCGCCAGCAGCGGCACCCAACAGGATCCAGTCACCTCGCGGCACCTTCGTGCGGATATTCCGCAGAGAGAAGACGAGCGCGAACGGAAGAAGAACGACTGGCTGGTACTTGAAATATGACGCGCAGATGAGCAGCGCGAGACACGCGCACCATCGTCCGCGCCTCGCCACGTACGCCGCGGCCAAGAGGAACGGCGCCATCAGCACATCCAGGTACATCAGCGCCACCGCGTTCAGCGACATGGAGACGACTGTCGCCACCACTAAGAGGACGCTCCGCGCGACGAGGAACACGACGCACGCGG
It includes:
- the serS gene encoding serine--tRNA ligase, translated to MLDPVYVRERANEVEARLRSRGPDPARELAELAALEAERRRLIPLVENLKREQNSAGEAVARAKKEGRDASEILAGNKARAAEIREHEAALTDVEARRDALLLVLPNLPHESVPVGASSADNVEVKRWGTPRAFGFEPKPHWDVGVGLGILDFERATRMSGARFSVLLGAGARLERALINFMIELHTREHGYREAEPPFLVNRAALTGTGNLPKFEPDLFKIAGEWDLFLIPTAEVPLTNLHREEILDGRALPLKYTAYTPCFRSEAGSYGADVRGLIRQHQFDKVELVKITTAEQSHDELEALTRNAETVLERLELPYRRVLLCTGDMGFASAKTYDLEVWLPSQGTYREISSCSNTEAFQARRAGIRYRPDGAGKAQFAHTLNGSGLAVGRTLVAILENYQDADGSVVVPPALRPYMGGLERIEAGM